The genomic DNA GACAGGGCGACGTCAACCGCCACGACCGGGCGGCCCGTGCACGGTTGCTGCCGACGGGGGGCGGGGGTAGGCTCGGTGTGCGGCCCGTAGCGGGCCGCTTTCCGTGCCAGGCTGGCCGGTCTGTTCGAACCTCTTGAACGTCGCCCGGTCCGCTCGGCCCGACACCGCCCGAGCAGCGAGCCCGTGATGCCCACGTACACGCCGAGTGCGAACCAGATCGAGCGTGACTGGTACGTCGTCGACGCCCGGGGACAGGTGATGGGGCGGCTGGCGTCGCGGATCGCGCACGTGCTGCGTGGCAAGCACAAGCCGACCTTCGCGCCGCACCTCGACTGCGGTGACTACGTCATCGTGGTGAACGCCGCCGAGATCGAGCTGACCGGTGACAAGGCGTCCAAGAAGCTGTGGCACCGCCACTCGGGGTTCCCGGGCGGCCTGAAGTCGGTCCCGTTCGCCCGGCTGCTGGACGAGACGCCCGAACAGGCGGTCGAGAAGGCCATCACCGGCATGCTCCCCAAGAA from Actinomycetota bacterium includes the following:
- the rplM gene encoding 50S ribosomal protein L13, which gives rise to MPTYTPSANQIERDWYVVDARGQVMGRLASRIAHVLRGKHKPTFAPHLDCGDYVIVVNAAEIELTGDKASKKLWHRHSGFPGGLKSVPFARLLDETPEQAVEKAITGMLPKNKLGRQMARKLKVYAGPDHPHAAQQPRPLPDHLT